From Trichoderma atroviride chromosome 1, complete sequence, one genomic window encodes:
- a CDS encoding uncharacterized protein (EggNog:ENOG41), whose amino-acid sequence MLLGGLVDDFEKSPQVDKNLAYFFCQATDSRINTTVAVIRGLIVSFIKKHHELRSYVRTEYKDDLDKLNGPDGWYILRDIFEKVTQHSALPNPVCVVDALDECGQEHGRKQLLRLIIETSCRVKWLISSRNIPEIERELQEIDSSRMLSLELKENAECVTKSVDLYIDDAVQNVMALQGDTELQTLTTSTLKSKANGTFLWVALVIGQLRHTKHRDIRDVLEQMPEGLESLYSLILNQLSKQKDKDVYQILLSIVATAERPLRLEELLTFISFQWKDYKTAYSLRDIQDLVKDCGSFLSIRDDDKSVDFIHQSVKDYMMGPAVRVIFPSGIEYQHYKMFKTSLSAMSRILKHDIYGLQDPGSDINTISPPTPDPLAPIAYCCVFWVQHLFHSCESGASRDKLFLKDGRTLHAFLKVKFLCWLESLALLRSLVPQGIDAIQKLKNLLFYKSETKKRVVGGLTNPQRKRGENRHRFIHRYKELNLGMYIDYAYSFFYHYGDSQLRAFINDAYQFFHYCRHYMSKHPLQLYHSAFAFEDRRSAIFTTFQHAIRAEIKNIPTCIKMPHTHFSLVQNIPLKCRGRIVALLYSPDSSLLCSLSSGGTISLYRTDTYCSERVIELDMEDCDHLIAFSIDSKHLLLIASTGNMQVWAVDCGMQIQNFSLNLHTSLEPDPERPFERNKIVKGEIIALSRHGDLAASVCRTQNAITVKVWAIKAGECICTIDQSHMPDFCHATFSPNLEMVALISQSDTRVCSAQTGQEIKRIRFPDDLVPSNTSEQKEITRHSQFSSNSKLLALRHSNGVIDFWSTETWTMVRQIRSKESTGPFDVSPDGTMSVFSCRDAVLIVSIDTGELLLRIESHVSVHCPLFSPDWTNSSLLASFNKHGLVQIWRTYSNIRNKSSEIQSLPRRESVAISPKSNYVAAWDSRGDIEIWSGESGERTQIIKRSALNHEFYFSPAFSPNSELMACAQGEKGDIQIWHVETGKLLHLFKGPDAEGKLTVSHNSFSDDSGYVVAGYTTGQVKVWCVESGKCLCDFDKDDGSMQVLKVAISPSSKYVAAAFLPMRSALGISSTVRVWDWRSTSWVELRGE is encoded by the coding sequence ATGCTACTTGGCGGCTTAGTCGACGATTTCGAGAAAAGTCCCCAAGTAGATAAAAATCTTGCCTATTTTTTCTGCCAGGCTACCGATTCAAGGATCAATACCACTGTCGCTGTTATTAGAGGCTTAATAGTCTCATTCATTAAGAAGCATCATGAACTTCGGTCATACGTACGCACGGAGTATAAAGATGACTTGGACAAACTTAACGGGCCTGACGGATGGTATATTTTGCGCGACATTTTTGAAAAAGTCACGCAACATTCGGCATTACCAAACCCCGTCTGTGTTGTTGATGCTCTCGATGAGTGTGGACAAGAACACGGCCGCAAACAGCTCCTCAGGCTTATCATTGAAACAAGCTGCCGCGTTAAGTGGCTTATTTCAAGCCGCAATATTCCagaaatagagagagagctcCAAGAAATTGACTCTAGCCGAATGCTTAGCCTGGAACTGAAAGAAAATGCCGAATGTGTCACCAAATCCGTTGACTTATATATCGACGACGCTGTTCAGAATGTTATGGCATTACAAGGCGACACGGAACTCCAGACTTTGACGACCAGCACcttgaaaagcaaagcaaacggCACCTTCTTATGGGTAGCTCTCGTCATCGGGCAATTGCGTCATACGAAACATCGCGATATAAGAGACGTGCTTGAACAAATGCCAGAAGGCTTGGAGAGCCTCTATAGCCTGATTTTAAACCAATTAAGCAAGCAGAAAGACAAGGACGTCTACCAAATCCTACTCTCAATTGTCGCTACAGCTGAAAGACCTCTCCGTCTAGAAGAACTTCTTACATTTATAAGCTTTCAATGGAAAGATTACAAAACAGCATATAGCTTACGCGATATACAAGATCTTGTAAAGGATTGCGGATCCTTTTTGTCTATACGGGATGACGATAAGTCTGTGGATTTTATCCACCAGTCGGTCAAAGACTACATGATGGGACCCGCTGTTAGAGTTATTTTCCCTTCAGGAATCGAATATCAGCACTACAAAATGTTTAAAACTTCGCTGAGCGCCATGTCTCGCATCCTCAAACATGACATATATGGCCTTCAAGATCCTGGAAGCGATATAAATACGATTTCTCCGCCTACCCCCGATCCATTAGCTCCCATAGCATATTGTTGTGTATTCTGGGTCCAACATTTATTTCATAGCTGCGAGTCTGGGGCATCTCGAGATAAACTATTCCTCAAGGATGGCAGAACTCTTCACGCATTTCTCAAAGTCAAATTCCTATGCTGGTTGGAATCTTTAGCTCTCTTGCGCAGCCTTGTACCACAAGGGATAGACGCCATTCAAAAACTCAAGAACCTCCTTTTTTACAAAAGCGAGACCAAGAAACGCGTTGTTGGTGGATTAACAAATCcccaaaggaaaagaggggaGAACCGCCATCGGTTCATTCACCGATATAAAGAATTAAATCTCGGAATGTATATTGACTATGCATACTCGTTTTTTTACCACTATGGCGACTCGCAACTCAGAGCATTTATCAACGATGCTTATCAATTCTTTCACTACTGTAGACATTATATGTCGAAACACCCTTTACAGTTGTACCATTCGGCTTTTGCGTTTGAAGATAGGCGCAGCGCAATTTTTACAACGTTTCAGCATGCCATACGAGCTGAAATCAAAAACATTCCCACCTGCATAAAGATGCCCCATACGCATTTTTCTCTAGTGCAAAATATACCACTTAAATGCCGCGGCCGTATTGTCGCACTTCTTTATTCACCAGACTCCTCCCTTCTATGCTCGTTATCTTCCGGTGGTACTATTTCGCTCTATAGGACAGATACATACTGCTCAGAGCGTGTGATTGAACTGGATATGGAAGACTGCGATCATTTAATCGCTTTTTCAATTGACTCAAAACATCTGCTCTTGATAGCAAGCACAGGCAATATGCAAGTTTGGGCTGTCGATTGCGGGATGCAGATACAAAATTTCTCCTTGAATCTCCATACGAGTTTAGAGCCGGATCCTGAAAGACCATTTGAGAGAAATAAAATCGTTAAAGGCGAAATCATTGCTTTATCACGCCATGGAGATCTCGCAGCATCAGTCTGTCGTACGCAAAATGCGATCACAGTGAAAGTCTGGGCAATAAAAGCTGGCGAGTGTATATGTACGATTGATCAGTCACATATGCCAGACTTTTGTCATGCAACTTTCTCACCAAACTTAGAAATGGTAGCTTTGATTAGCCAGTCAGATACTCGAGTTTGCTCTGCCCAAACCGGGCAAGAGATTAAACGCATTCGCTTTCCCGACGACCTAGTCCCATCCAATACTAGTGAACAGAAGGAAATTACGAGACACTCTCAATTTTCTTCAAATTCAAAACTACTGGCTTTGAGGCATAGCAATGGGGTCATAGATTTCTGGAGCACTGAAACATGGACAATGGTTCGCCAAATCCGCAGCAAAGAGTCAACGGGACCCTTTGATGTCTCGCCTGATGGAACCATGTCCGTCTTCAGTTGTAGAGATGCAGTATTGATAGTGAGTATAGATACAGGAGAGCTCTTACTCCGTATTGAATCTCATGTCTCGGTCCATtgccctcttttttctcctgaCTGGACGAATTCCTCGCTGCTCGCATCTTTCAACAAGCACGGACTGGTTCAAATATGGCGGACATATTCAAACATAAGGAACAAATCATCCGAGATACAGTCTCTACCCAGACGAGAAAGTGTGGCTATATCGCCAAAGTCCAACTATGTGGCGGCGTGGGATTCTCGAGGCGATATCGAAATATGGAGTGGAGAGAGCGGCGAGCGTACAcaaataattaaaagaagTGCGCTTAACCACGAATTCTATTTTTCCCCGGCTTTCTCACCCAATTCGGAACTTATGGCCTGCGCCCAGGGAGAGAAAGGCGATATCCAGATCTGGCACGTTGAGACTGGCAAGCTCCTTCATCTGTTTAAAGGCCCAGATGCTGAGGGCAAGCTCACGGTGTCACACAACTCTTTTTCAGACGATTCGGGGTACGTCGTTGCGGGTTATACAACCGGCCAAGTAAAAGTCTGGTGCGTAGAATCTGGCAAATGTTTGTGCGATTTCGACAAGGATGATGGTTCGATGCAGGTCTTGAAAGTGGCAATCTCTCCCAGCTCAAAATATGTTGCGGCGGCCTTTTTACCGATGCGGTCTGCTCTCGGCATATCCTCAACGGTCCGTGTCTGGGACTGGCGCAGCACCTCCTGGGTTGAACTGCGGGGGGAATGA
- a CDS encoding uncharacterized protein (EggNog:ENOG41), producing the protein MLSTRGAAWAKVGFLHGKQNAYHPIQNPNGVIALNNAENGFLHADLANFFNKHNHFEDNCCAYGEGYTGTLRLRTAMSNHLNSHFQPVWPIDPEDITFTAGVTDLNEVCALVTCNPETDAIMLGGPVYGTFSKDLALRTGIKLEWVPVGTDQFTPDCVATFDAGFEDAKARGVNIRALIICNPHNPLGRCYPPETLRALLQFCASKGIHLISDEIYALTTYPRDDQPSEKFTSIRAIDYSDIIDPTQVHVLYGMSKDYGAAGLRLGCLVSQNREFRNAVRAICRFSSPSQFSMDLAAKFLEDQNFVKQLLDKSHRVLFKIRLLAEKLLDEAGLRYEKKGNAGLFMWLDLSPQLPLSEADGDGWAAEKLLSERFTRAGVKVDPGAEYQSPEPGRFRLMFCVEEDTLREGLRRIATALKAE; encoded by the exons ATGCTGTCTACTAGAGGAGCCGCCTGGGCTAAAGTAGGCTTCCTTCACGGAAAGCAGAATGCCTATCATCCTATACAAAATCCCAACGGCGTCATCGCACTCAATAATGCTGAAAAT GGCTTCCTTCATGCTGATCTAGCAAACTTTTTCAACAAACAT AATCACTTCGAGGACAATTGCTGCGCATACGGAGAAGGCTACACTGGTACACTCCGGCTACGAACCGCCATGTCGAATCATTTGAACTCGCACTTTCAGCCTGTGTGGCCAATAGATCCAGAAGATATCACCTTCACTGCCGGAGTGACTGATCTCAACGAGGTTTGCGCCTTGGTTACCTGCAATCCGGAGACGGATGCCATCATGCTGGGAGGACCAGTCTATGGGACTTTTTCTAAAGACTTGGCGTTGAGAACTGG AATAAAGCTAGAGTGGGTGCCGGTGGGAACAGATCAATTCACACCAGACTGCGTAGCCACGTTCGATGCGGGATTCGAAGATGCCAAAGCCCGAGGGGTAAACATTCGTGCGTTGATCATATGCAATCCGCATAATCCTTTGG GACGTTGTTATCCTCCGGAAACGTTGAGGGCATTGCTACAGTTTTGCGCCAGTAAAGGGATTCACCTCATCAGCGATGAGATTTACGCGCTCACGACGTACCCTCGAGACGATCAGCCATCCGAAAAGTTTACTTCTATACGCGCTATAGACTACTCTGATATCATTGACCCGACCCAAGTCCATGTGCTCTATGGCATGTCAAAG GACTATGGAGCAGCTGGTTTGCGCTTGGGCTGCCTTGTATCACAGAATCGTGAATTCCGTAATGCCGTTAGAGCCATATG CcgattctcttctccttctcagtTCTCCATGGATCTCGCCGCCAAGTTCCTCGAGGACCAGAATTTCGTCAAACAGCTATTAGACAAATCTCATCGCGTGTTGTTCAAAATCCGGTTATTGGCTGAGAAACTCCTTGACGAAGCTGGACTCAGGTATGAAAAGAAAGG AAATGCTGGGCTTTTTATGTGGCTAGATTTGTCCCCTCAGCTGCCTCTCAGCGAAGCAGACGGAGATGGCTGGGCTGCAGAAAAGCTGTTATCGGAACGGTTCACCAGAGCAGGCGTCAAGGTAGATCCAGGAGCAGAGTATCAATCTCCAGAGCCTGGGAGATTTCGTCTTATGTTCTGCGTCGAAGAAGACACATTGAGAGAAGGCCTCAGAAG AATTGCCACTGCCCTAAAGGCTGAATAG
- a CDS encoding uncharacterized protein (EggNog:ENOG41), giving the protein MLSTRGAAWAKVGFLHGKQNAYHPIQNPNGVIALNNAENGFLHADLANFFNKHNHFEDNCCAYGEGYTGTLRLRTAMSNHLNSHFQPVWPIDPEDITFTAGVTDLNEVCALVTCNPETDAIMLGGPVYGTFSKDLALRTGIKLEWVPVGTDQFTPDCVATFDAGFEDAKARGVNIRALIICNPHNPLGRCYPPETLRALLQFCASKGIHLISDEIYALTTYPRDDQPSEKFTSIRAIDYSDIIDPTQVHVLYGMSKDYGAAGLRLGCLVSQNREFRNAVRAIW; this is encoded by the exons ATGCTGTCTACTAGAGGAGCCGCCTGGGCTAAAGTAGGCTTCCTTCACGGAAAGCAGAATGCCTATCATCCTATACAAAATCCCAACGGCGTCATCGCACTCAATAATGCTGAAAAT GGCTTCCTTCATGCTGATCTAGCAAACTTTTTCAACAAACAT AATCACTTCGAGGACAATTGCTGCGCATACGGAGAAGGCTACACTGGTACACTCCGGCTACGAACCGCCATGTCGAATCATTTGAACTCGCACTTTCAGCCTGTGTGGCCAATAGATCCAGAAGATATCACCTTCACTGCCGGAGTGACTGATCTCAACGAGGTTTGCGCCTTGGTTACCTGCAATCCGGAGACGGATGCCATCATGCTGGGAGGACCAGTCTATGGGACTTTTTCTAAAGACTTGGCGTTGAGAACTGG AATAAAGCTAGAGTGGGTGCCGGTGGGAACAGATCAATTCACACCAGACTGCGTAGCCACGTTCGATGCGGGATTCGAAGATGCCAAAGCCCGAGGGGTAAACATTCGTGCGTTGATCATATGCAATCCGCATAATCCTTTGG GACGTTGTTATCCTCCGGAAACGTTGAGGGCATTGCTACAGTTTTGCGCCAGTAAAGGGATTCACCTCATCAGCGATGAGATTTACGCGCTCACGACGTACCCTCGAGACGATCAGCCATCCGAAAAGTTTACTTCTATACGCGCTATAGACTACTCTGATATCATTGACCCGACCCAAGTCCATGTGCTCTATGGCATGTCAAAG GACTATGGAGCAGCTGGTTTGCGCTTGGGCTGCCTTGTATCACAGAATCGTGAATTCCGTAATGCCGTTAGAGCCATATGGTGA
- a CDS encoding uncharacterized protein (EggNog:ENOG41), translating to MVKIDKEYVFHGPGDKVVSLSDLFDGQEQLIVYHFMFNPKDDRGCSGCTHMGESLPDVRHLKSKDTNLVAISRAPIDKIEAYKNLAGWKFPWYSSGDSDFNYDFQATLDEAIAPKEYNFEPLKESDPRFKPSFKGDIPGFSVFLKKDGNVYHTYSTFMRGGEKVQPTLTLLDMTPLGRRLVSPGDFKLREEYGT from the coding sequence ATGGTGAAAATAGACAAAGAGTATGTCTTCCACGGCCCCGGCGACAAGGTAGTATCTCTCAGCGATCTCTTTGATGGCCAAGAACAACTCATCGTCTACCACTTCATGTTCAACCCCAAGGATGATCGTGGATGCTCTGGCTGCACTCACATGGGCGAATCGCTCCCCGACGTGCGCCATCTCAAGTCCAAAGACACCAACCTCGTTGCCATCTCCCGCGCCCCGATAGACAAGATTGAGGCATACAAGAACCTCGCTGGATGGAAATTCCCATGGTACTCCAGCGGCGATTCCGACTTCAACTATGACTTCCAAGCCACTTTGGATGAAGCAATAGCTCCCAAAGAGTACAACTTTGAACCACTCAAAGAGTCTGACCCCAGGTTTAAGCCATCGTTCAAGGGTGACATTCCCGGATTCAGCGTCTTTTTGAAGAAGGACGGCAATGTGTACCACACGTATTCGACCTTTatgagaggaggagaaaaagtTCAGCCAACGCTGACTCTGCTGGACATGACGCCTTTGGGCAGACGACTAGTTTCGCCGGGTGACTTTAAGCTGCGAGAAGAGTATGGAACCTAG
- a CDS encoding uncharacterized protein (EggNog:ENOG41): MRHLAQQGYFTAMANSNAVGVVGCLLGGGNCSQNGLIGWMADNVVSFRVVTASGDMLQISSSSTGEELALFNALCGTGHGLCVVVSATMKAYPLSSLNLSPASKDDPSPSIWSRTLIFPPTAIDAAIDAFLAASPPPDPMNVIFGFSRGPPGTPFAGKPIVLLTSTYYGPANEAEASSAGSILSNPSLVEKAVKADTVLVPFANANNTFDPINVHGGFKSMSSNRLARLSPQALKDAYGKYLAVTDRYPDAVRSALMFHSFNPSKMAKIGATPEGKARFIEDRDRGFCTIGVMWSTEPATRDALAELYDEAVTVLQKDDEEAGLPRRVFPGIMKFLPGRRDLLSEEKLAELDRLQEKWNGDGLFWSPYKA, from the coding sequence ATGCGGCATCTCGCCCAGCAAGGCTACTTcaccgccatggccaacTCCAACGCCGTCGGCGTCGTCGGGTGtctcctcggcggcggcaactGCTCCCAAAACGGCCTCATCGGCTGGATGGCCGACAACGTCGTCAGCTTCCGCGTCGTCACCGCCTCAGGAGACATGCTCCAAAtcagctcctcttccacgGGCGAAGAACTCGCGCTCTTCAACGCCCTCTGCGGCACTGGCCACGGCCTCTGCGTCGTCGTCTCAGCCACCATGAAGGCATACCCCCTGAGCAGCCTGAACCTCTCGCCAGCCAGCAAGGACGACCCCTCTCCCAGCATCTGGAGCCGTACCTTGATCTTCCCTCCCACAGCCATCGATGCCGCCATTGACGCTTTCCTCGCCGCCTCCCCTCCTCCAGATCCCATGAAcgtcatctttggcttttctcgtGGTCCTCCAGGAACTCCATTCGCCGGAAAGCCCATCGTCCTGCTCACAAGCACATACTACGGCCCTGCCAATGAAGCCGAAGCCTCCTCCGCGGGGTCAATCCTCTCCAACCCATCTTTGGTCGAAAAGGCCGTCAAGGCAGACACAGTCCTTGTCCCCttcgccaacgccaacaatACTTTCGACCCAATAAATGTCCATGGCGGCTTCAAATCCATGTCTTCCAACCGGCTCGCCCGCCTCTCCCCTCAAGCCCTCAAAGACGCCTACGGGAAATATCTCGCCGTGACGGACAGATACCCAGATGCTGTCCGCTCTGCGCTCATGTTCCATAGCTTTAATCCGTCCAAGATGGCGAAGATTGGCGCTACACCAGAAGGCAAGGCGAGATTCATCGAGGACAGAGACAGGGGATTCTGTACCATCGGAGTAATGTGGTCTACAGAGCCTGCTACAAGAGATGCTTTGGCGGAATTGTATGACGAAGCCGTGACAGTTTTACagaaagatgacgaggaagctGGTCTGCCGCGGAGGGTTTTCCCCGGCATAATGAAGTTCCTCCCTGGGCGACGGGACCTTCTCTCcgaagagaagctggcagagtTGGATCGACTGCAGGAGAAATGGAATGGTGATGGGTTATTTTGGAGTCCATACAAAGCATGA
- a CDS encoding uncharacterized protein (MEROPS:MER0015462~TransMembrane:8 (i305-326o341-360i372-389o395-412i419-438o444-466i478-498o510-527i)): protein MNGLGCSNASWSLLRAAARGISRQAGTCATSTSIAKNGTATTVSRWMSCCALQNTGRGVLRRTEWAGLKACRKLDGGRRTFFGPKIIRDYEELPKSYRDQAGLAFSGRDLSEAEVDKIFGRRIGGKRANHLLRILHGRRVSGTLEDPAFAIHTAQFTEEEIARALAYLRKTVPVEEIRNAGLRAEDELEQMEQDMERAAEKKAKANKGEAKEEEEDAAEVYTPDPIYGRSKIDELRARTKAREKAREKALEEERKAKEAVEGVSGPLAKRDNQVREITNPKVAEYYKAAQSEMEAPPELKPWERILPSATVVALVLGFFAAVAMVYEEPAPRYRLFQEISTAHATVAALIGINALVYLGWRVPPLWRLFNKYMIFVVATVRPVTLFTAAFSHTKLSHLLVNMVPLWFVGTCLHDEIGRADFLALYLGCGSVGFLGSLITYTLRGWLTVTSLGASGATLGLCSAYFWEHRTDGFKIFGLPQDGVHGIVFLALITAVQLAGLGKTVKLKVDIASHIAGIVAGILGIELLNRTERRKTPAEGDKTVIDILSGETKTKTHGVADGGN, encoded by the coding sequence CTTCCTGGTCGCTGCTGAGGGCTGCGGCTCGGGGCATTTCGAGACAGGCTGGGACGTGCGCGACCTCGACATCGATAGCGAAGAATGGCACGGCTACGACGGTCTCGCGATGGATGTCGTGCTGTGCTTTACAGAATACTGGGAGAGGGGTGTTGAGGCGGACTGAATGGGCGGGGTTGAAGGCTTGCAGGAAGCTTGATGGTGGTCGCCGGACATTCTTTGGGCCAAAGATTATTCGAGATTATGAGGAGCTGCCGAAGAGTTACAGGGACCAAGCTGGGCTTGCCTTTAGCGGAAGGGACTTGTCAGAGGCGGAGGTCGACAAGATATTCGGTAGGCGTATTGGCGGTAAAAGGGCGAATCACCTGCTGCGAATATTACACGGCAGAAGAGTATCGGGGACGCTGGAAGATCCTGCCTTTGCGATACATACGGCGCAGTTTAcagaggaggagattgccagGGCCTTGGCGTATCTGCGGAAAACGGTGCCAGTGGAAGAGATTAGGAACGCGGGCTTGAGAGCAGAGGACGAGCTGGAACAGATGGAGCAGGACATGGAGCGGGCAGCtgaaaagaaggcaaaggccaacAAGGGAGAGGCtaaagaagaggaggaagacgcAGCTGAGGTTTACACGCCTGACCCTATCTACGGCCGAAGTAAGATTGACGAGCTGCGAGCTCGGACTAAAGCTAGGGAAAAGGCCAGGGAAAAGGCTCTCGAGGAAGAGCGCAAGGCTAAAGAAGCTGTTGAAGGCGTTTCAGGTCCATTGGCGAAGCGAGATAACCAAGTCCGGGAGATTACGAACCCTAAAGTGGCGGAATACTACAAGGCTGCGCAGTCAGAAATGGAGGCGCCGCCGGAGCTGAAGCCCTGGGAACGAATTCTACCTTCTGCGACTGTTGTGGCCCTGGTACTTGGATTCTTCGCTGCGGTGGCCATGGTCTATGAAGAGCCGGCGCCGCGGTACAGGCTGTTCCAGGAGATATCGACTGCGCACGCAACGGTGGCAGCTCTGATTGGCATCAATGCCCTGGTATACTTGGGCTGGAGGGTGCCGCCGCTATGGCGCCTCTTTAACAAGTACATGATCTTTGTCGTGGCCACGGTTCGGCCCGTCACGCTGTTTACCGCGGCGTTTTCGCACACCAAACTCAGTCACTTGCTGGTCAACATGGTGCCCCTGTGGTTTGTCGGAACGTGTCTCCACGACGAGATTGGCCGCGCGGACTTCCTCGCGCTGTATCTCGGCTGCGGCTCCGTAGGCTTCCTGGGCAGTCTGATCACGTATACGCTCAGGGGCTGGCTGACGGTCACGTCGCTGGGCGCATCGGGAGCGACGCTGGGGCTGTGCTCGGCGTACTTTTGGGAGCATCGCACGGACGGCTTCAAGATCTTCGGGCTGCCACAAGACGGCGTCCATGGCATTGTGTTTTTGGCGCTGATCACGGCGGTGCAATTGGCTGGTTTGGGCAAGACGGTGAAGCTGAAGGTGGATATCGCGTCGCACATTGCGGGGATTGTGGCTGGTATTTTGGGTATTGAGCTGCTGAATAGGacggagaggaggaagacgcCTGCGGAGGGGGACAAGACGGTGATTGACATCTTGTCTGgggagacgaagacgaagacgcaTGGGGTGGCTGATGGGGGGAACTAG